The following coding sequences lie in one Streptococcus suis genomic window:
- the rpsB gene encoding 30S ribosomal protein S2: MAVISMKQLLEAGVHFGHQTRRWNPKMAKYIFTERNGIHVIDLQQTVKLADQAYEFIRDAAANDAVILFVGTKKQAAEAVKDEAIRAGQYFINHRWLGGTLTNWGTIQKRIARLKEINRMEEDGTFDVLPKKEVALLNKQRARLEKFLGGIADMPRIPDVMFVVDPHKEQIAVKEAKKLGIPVVAMVDTNTDPDDIDVIIPANDDAIRAVKLITAKMADAIIEGNQGEDSVAAVEAELAAEPASTESIEELVEVVEGK; encoded by the coding sequence ATGGCAGTAATTTCAATGAAACAACTTCTTGAGGCTGGTGTACACTTCGGTCACCAAACTCGTCGCTGGAATCCTAAGATGGCTAAGTACATCTTCACAGAGCGTAACGGTATCCACGTTATCGACTTGCAACAAACTGTAAAATTGGCTGACCAAGCTTACGAATTCATCCGTGACGCTGCAGCAAACGACGCAGTTATCTTGTTCGTAGGTACTAAAAAACAAGCTGCTGAAGCTGTTAAAGACGAAGCTATCCGTGCTGGTCAATACTTCATCAACCACCGTTGGTTGGGTGGAACTCTTACAAACTGGGGTACAATCCAAAAACGTATCGCTCGTTTGAAAGAAATCAACCGTATGGAAGAAGATGGAACTTTCGACGTGCTTCCTAAGAAAGAAGTAGCATTGTTGAACAAACAACGTGCTCGTCTTGAAAAATTCTTGGGCGGTATCGCTGACATGCCACGCATTCCAGATGTAATGTTCGTTGTTGACCCACACAAAGAGCAAATCGCTGTTAAAGAAGCTAAAAAATTGGGTATCCCAGTTGTAGCGATGGTTGACACAAACACAGATCCAGATGATATTGATGTTATCATCCCAGCTAATGACGACGCTATCCGCGCTGTTAAATTGATCACAGCTAAAATGGCTGACGCTATCATCGAAGGCAACCAAGGTGAAGACAGCGTAGCAGCAGTTGAAGCTGAATTGGCAGCTGAGCCAGCATCTACAGAATCAATCGAAGAATTGGTTGAAGTTGTAGAAGGAAAATAA
- a CDS encoding thiol reductase thioredoxin: MNFQDYIQEFTSINVEQAQSILTAKDGDVLFIGRSTCPYCNRFAPKLHKVAQDKQVTVHFLDSSQISPELQTLRDHYQVPTVPGLLVAKANGVQVRCDSSMTEDEIAAFIEN, from the coding sequence ATGAACTTTCAAGATTACATTCAAGAGTTTACCAGCATAAACGTGGAGCAAGCACAAAGCATTCTGACCGCCAAAGACGGAGACGTCCTTTTCATCGGACGTAGCACCTGCCCTTACTGCAACCGCTTTGCACCAAAACTCCACAAGGTCGCGCAAGACAAGCAAGTGACCGTCCACTTCCTCGACTCCAGCCAAATCAGTCCAGAACTCCAGACCCTTCGCGACCACTACCAAGTTCCTACCGTCCCAGGCCTTCTCGTCGCAAAAGCAAACGGCGTCCAAGTCCGCTGCGATTCCAGCATGACGGAAGATGAGATTGCGGCTTTTATTGAGAACTAA
- a CDS encoding GNAT family acetyltransferase produces MLDISYQANTFHISHHGRPVGSIHTYSNPYHQTNIYLRLDLLNYDCTIAKQLFQSLQTSLGGKPLQVMLSSAEQEKIHFLTAAGFVCKRKCYEFEVTKQDYLSQTGTSNLSIVRKGTAPYQIACQQIFDHYQTVHQDINPWTASQEEFEKDLPDLVYTDSENCAFVENNEVAYVCGKDEQSFDSFIQAVICQLFEQYEQISFEADDCDPIAMCLADQFQQPNKPSWDTYILES; encoded by the coding sequence ATGCTAGACATTTCCTACCAAGCCAACACCTTCCACATATCTCATCACGGAAGACCAGTCGGCAGCATCCATACCTACAGCAACCCCTACCACCAGACCAATATCTATTTGCGACTAGATTTGCTCAATTACGATTGCACCATAGCAAAGCAACTCTTCCAGTCCCTACAGACTTCCTTGGGTGGAAAACCTCTTCAAGTTATGCTCTCCTCTGCAGAGCAGGAAAAAATTCATTTCCTTACCGCAGCTGGCTTTGTCTGCAAACGAAAATGTTACGAATTTGAAGTGACCAAACAAGATTATCTCAGTCAAACAGGCACTTCCAACTTAAGCATAGTCCGCAAAGGCACCGCACCTTATCAAATAGCCTGTCAGCAAATTTTTGACCACTATCAAACAGTCCACCAAGACATCAATCCTTGGACTGCTAGTCAAGAAGAATTCGAGAAGGACTTACCTGACCTAGTTTATACAGACTCAGAAAATTGTGCCTTCGTAGAAAACAATGAAGTTGCCTACGTATGCGGAAAAGATGAACAAAGCTTTGATTCCTTCATCCAAGCAGTTATTTGCCAACTATTTGAACAGTATGAGCAAATTAGCTTTGAGGCCGATGATTGCGATCCTATCGCCATGTGTTTGGCTGACCAATTCCAACAACCAAACAAGCCTAGTTGGGATACTTATATCTTAGAAAGCTAG
- a CDS encoding ATP-dependent Clp protease ATP-binding subunit, which yields MKISTGLQRVFEDAQLVAQRYACDYLETWHVLLSFVINHDTVAGAVLAEYPISISDYEHATFVVTDKVYREELDSFRILPSSKRLDETASFAKKIAEVVKAKELGTEHLFMAMLLDKRSTASQILDKVGFCFEDSDDKFRFLDLRKNLEARAGFTKEDLKAIRSVMKGGKAKPANMGQMMGMPPAPQSGGLEDYTRDLTALAREGKIEPVIGRDAEIARMIQILSRKTKNNPVLVGDAGVGKTALALGLAQRVAAGDVPVSLAKMRVLELDLMNVIAGTRFRGDFEERMNNIINDIEEDGQVILFIDELHTIMGSGSGIDSTLDAANILKPALARGTLRTVGATTQTEYQKHIEKDAALVRRFAKVTIEEPTVEDSIAILTGLKGTFEKYHRVRIGQAAVETAVTYAKRYLTSKNLPDSAIDLLDEASATVQNRVKGQAEETGLTSIDKALMDKKYKTVSKLLIKTKEDAEASQNYDLEVTEEDVLETLSRLSGIPVAKLSQSDTKKYLNLEAELHKRVIGQEEAISAVSRAIRRNQSGIRTGRRPIGSFMFLGPTGVGKTELAKALAEVLFDDESALIRFDMSEYMEKFAASRLNGAPPGYVGYEEGGELTEKVRNKPYSVLLFDEVEKAHPDIFNVLLQVLDDGVLTDSKGRKVDFSNTIIIMTSNLGATALRDDKTVGFGALDLSKDHKEVEKRIFEELKKAYRPEFINRIDEKVVFHSLTETHMQDVVKVMIKPLLAVTAEKGITLKLQPSALKLFAKQGYDPEMGARPLRRLLQTKLEDPLAEMLLRGDLTTSSTLKVGVKGEELKFDVVKG from the coding sequence ATGAAAATTTCAACTGGTTTACAGCGGGTTTTTGAAGATGCCCAGTTAGTGGCCCAACGTTATGCCTGTGATTACTTGGAAACCTGGCATGTTCTCTTGTCTTTCGTTATCAACCATGATACAGTCGCCGGCGCTGTTTTGGCAGAATATCCTATTTCAATTTCTGACTATGAACATGCAACTTTTGTTGTGACCGACAAGGTCTATCGTGAAGAGTTGGATAGTTTTCGTATTTTACCATCTTCTAAACGTTTGGATGAAACGGCTAGTTTTGCCAAGAAAATTGCAGAAGTCGTCAAGGCTAAGGAGCTGGGAACGGAACATTTGTTTATGGCTATGTTGTTGGACAAGCGGTCAACAGCTAGTCAGATTTTGGACAAGGTAGGTTTTTGTTTTGAAGACTCAGATGATAAGTTTCGTTTCTTGGATTTGCGTAAAAACTTGGAGGCACGTGCGGGATTTACCAAAGAGGACCTTAAAGCTATCCGCAGTGTGATGAAGGGTGGCAAAGCCAAACCTGCCAATATGGGACAGATGATGGGAATGCCCCCAGCACCTCAAAGTGGTGGATTAGAAGACTACACTCGTGATTTGACAGCTTTGGCGCGTGAAGGGAAGATTGAACCTGTCATCGGTCGAGACGCTGAGATTGCACGGATGATTCAAATTCTATCACGTAAAACTAAGAATAATCCAGTTCTAGTTGGTGATGCTGGTGTCGGAAAAACTGCGCTTGCTTTGGGTCTTGCTCAACGTGTTGCTGCAGGTGATGTCCCTGTCAGCTTGGCTAAGATGCGGGTTTTGGAACTTGACTTGATGAACGTTATTGCTGGAACGCGTTTCCGCGGTGACTTCGAAGAGCGGATGAATAATATCATCAACGACATCGAGGAAGATGGTCAGGTCATCCTTTTCATCGATGAGTTGCATACCATTATGGGTTCTGGCTCGGGGATTGATTCGACCTTGGATGCAGCCAATATCCTCAAACCAGCTCTTGCTCGTGGCACCCTCCGTACGGTCGGAGCGACGACTCAGACAGAGTACCAAAAGCATATTGAGAAAGACGCAGCCTTGGTTCGCCGTTTCGCCAAGGTGACGATTGAAGAGCCAACAGTTGAGGACAGTATTGCCATTTTGACTGGTTTAAAAGGTACTTTTGAAAAATACCACAGGGTCCGTATTGGACAAGCAGCTGTAGAGACTGCTGTGACCTACGCTAAGCGGTATTTGACCAGTAAAAACCTGCCAGATTCTGCCATTGATCTGCTGGATGAAGCCAGTGCAACGGTACAAAATCGAGTGAAAGGGCAGGCTGAGGAAACAGGACTGACGAGCATAGACAAGGCCTTGATGGATAAAAAATATAAGACTGTCAGCAAGCTTTTGATTAAAACGAAAGAAGATGCCGAGGCTAGTCAAAACTATGACCTTGAAGTAACAGAAGAAGATGTTTTAGAAACACTTAGTCGCTTGTCAGGTATCCCAGTAGCCAAGCTTAGCCAATCAGATACTAAGAAGTATCTGAATCTGGAAGCAGAATTGCACAAGCGTGTGATTGGGCAGGAAGAAGCTATTTCTGCAGTTAGCAGAGCTATTCGTCGTAATCAGTCAGGGATTCGTACAGGTCGCAGACCGATTGGCTCCTTTATGTTCTTGGGACCGACTGGTGTCGGTAAGACAGAGCTTGCTAAAGCCTTGGCGGAGGTTCTCTTTGATGATGAATCTGCTCTTATCCGTTTTGATATGTCTGAGTATATGGAGAAATTTGCGGCCAGCCGTCTCAATGGAGCGCCTCCAGGCTACGTGGGCTATGAAGAAGGTGGCGAATTGACGGAAAAAGTTCGTAACAAACCTTATTCTGTTCTTCTTTTTGATGAGGTTGAAAAGGCTCATCCAGATATTTTCAATGTTCTCTTGCAGGTCTTGGATGATGGTGTTCTGACGGACAGTAAGGGACGTAAGGTTGATTTCTCAAATACCATTATTATCATGACGTCAAACCTTGGAGCAACAGCCCTTCGTGATGATAAGACAGTTGGTTTTGGTGCCCTTGATTTATCTAAGGACCACAAGGAAGTGGAGAAACGCATTTTTGAGGAATTGAAAAAAGCCTATCGTCCAGAATTTATCAACCGTATTGACGAGAAAGTTGTCTTCCATAGCCTAACGGAAACTCATATGCAGGATGTTGTCAAGGTCATGATTAAACCTTTGTTGGCTGTAACAGCTGAGAAAGGAATTACTCTTAAACTGCAACCGTCAGCCCTTAAGTTATTTGCTAAACAAGGTTATGACCCAGAAATGGGAGCTCGTCCTCTTCGTAGGCTCTTACAAACCAAATTGGAAGATCCGTTGGCAGAAATGTTACTCCGTGGTGACTTGACTACTAGTTCGACCTTGAAGGTTGGGGTCAAGGGTGAAGAGCTCAAGTTTGATGTGGTAAAGGGATAA
- a CDS encoding elongation factor Ts has protein sequence MAEITAALVKELREKSGAGVMDAKKALVETEGDIEKAIELLREKGMAKAAKKADRVAAEGLTGVYVDGNVAAVVEVNAETDFVAKNAQFVELVNTTAKVIAEGKPADNEAALKLVMPSGETLEEAYVNATATIGEKISFRRFALVEKTDAQAFGAYQHNGGRIGVISVVEGGDETLAKQISMHIAAMKPTVLSYTELDEQFVKDELAQINHKIEQDNESRAMVDKPALPLLKYGSKAQLTDEVIAAAEEAIKAELAAEGKPEKIWDKIIPGKMDRFLLDNTQVDQAYTLLAQVYIMDDSKTVEAYLNSVNASVIEFARFEVGEGIEKASNDFEAEVAATMAAALGK, from the coding sequence ATGGCAGAAATTACAGCAGCTCTCGTTAAAGAATTGCGTGAAAAATCAGGTGCTGGCGTTATGGACGCTAAAAAAGCATTGGTTGAAACTGAAGGTGATATCGAAAAAGCGATCGAATTGCTTCGCGAAAAAGGTATGGCTAAGGCAGCTAAGAAAGCTGACCGTGTAGCAGCTGAAGGTTTGACAGGTGTTTACGTTGATGGTAACGTAGCAGCAGTTGTTGAAGTTAACGCTGAAACAGACTTCGTTGCGAAAAACGCTCAATTCGTTGAATTGGTAAACACTACTGCTAAAGTAATTGCAGAAGGTAAACCAGCTGACAACGAAGCAGCTCTTAAATTGGTTATGCCTTCAGGTGAAACTCTTGAAGAAGCATACGTAAACGCAACTGCAACAATCGGTGAGAAAATCTCATTCCGTCGCTTTGCTTTGGTTGAAAAAACAGATGCTCAAGCATTTGGTGCATACCAACATAACGGCGGCCGTATCGGTGTTATCTCAGTTGTTGAAGGTGGCGACGAAACTCTTGCTAAACAAATCTCAATGCACATCGCTGCGATGAAACCAACTGTTCTTTCTTACACTGAATTGGATGAACAATTCGTTAAAGATGAGTTGGCACAAATCAATCACAAGATCGAACAAGACAACGAAAGCCGTGCAATGGTTGACAAACCAGCATTGCCTTTGTTGAAATACGGTTCAAAAGCTCAATTGACTGACGAAGTGATTGCAGCAGCTGAAGAAGCTATCAAAGCAGAATTGGCAGCAGAAGGCAAACCAGAAAAAATCTGGGATAAAATCATCCCAGGTAAAATGGATCGTTTCTTGCTCGACAACACTCAAGTTGACCAAGCTTACACACTTCTTGCACAAGTGTACATCATGGACGACAGCAAAACAGTTGAAGCTTACTTGAACTCAGTGAACGCTTCAGTTATAGAATTTGCTCGTTTCGAAGTGGGTGAAGGTATCGAGAAAGCTTCAAACGACTTTGAAGCAGAAGTTGCAGCGACGATGGCAGCAGCTCTCGGTAAATAA
- a CDS encoding serine protease → MKQKWSQIENKQRFSIKKLSVGVASVSIGFFITGIPMVQADTSGEGLESTVAVATDMDSRPDSVAEKKEDGPLSDEPVNMDQVDEPVAEEGGVEEVVDTEAGEESGLLTDRAATEIKTTAGKTTDESREKEDFNVKETSAPQTSPQESQLEPEEVTRGRYILQFSDENRNLVLDKLKKIDGVKIVHEYKEVLTGASVEVGKESLSDVKAITELTSLEESRRIRPTLHTAKQLVGALKASSKYQTDGRGMVIAVIDSGLDIKHKDMRLDEGVVPKIKEITPSTTGTYTLKVPHGYNYVSGNDNLYDDTHEPHGMHIAGTLAGNATDEEVASKQGIDGIAPNAQLLVYKIFSNDPKNYKAETEDAAYAAIEDAIKHGADVISLSVGYYDSGLPGNAYYTIAKRAAEKGIIITAAIGNAGASSSDTSFDLHTNNALGAVDTATTVGVAATPAVIAVGSARNTHLVQREFMLNGQSFGYYPIGYTTLPEGKYEFVDAGNGRWEEVQGLDLAGKVAIIKKDKFDLKDAVRNLKFKDVVGLVVVNTDQGWNKDYYKTHQLLVDDKTLLSYSSIWGISLSGEDGRRLLEVANQSQDKVGLVLKPTIGMKKLIEVPTVSGFSSWGPTVNLELKPEIVAPGEDVYATLNDNRYGSMSGTSMASPIVAGASALLLPRIRQMTPPEGMTRMDLLRIILMNTATPLVDVLDSSGNALENSPRQQGAGLLQIDRAFETDVILHHRLKGGVELKEIGRETEFEVTLENLGNQQRSFAISAGKVLTSQDVPVDRIGRSGKVVKEIHATEIKGSSLHLSEQSIQLGPKEKKTIRLRLDAGEAKDQFAEGYIYFKSLTEGQSDISIPYFGFVGDWSKERIVDAPAWENSSKLKLTSVLSSYKYNKSGRYIELGREKIQDNQSPLNPENIAIQNQHSDSQIGNAFVRFALLRDITNYDLDIVKEATEDAPVLRRIDTGTMLSRIRYVDYFESLSEYSKFRTPIELHRWDGKLYDASQDENIPAPEGQYFFRLRVKNKENGAYQYTYLPVKIDNQKPEIVAIDTNRLTSHRELVVTAKDNNKVWEVRANLNGENLLVEKVVDDSGQLHYHLKEVELPLDAKNHLRVEVMDIAGNVVAVEKDLVAPVIQFKNLEDLMATRSKKTVEIKANVSAQVSDVQANLDAQAVNYSLENGQLSLQIPEQSDGRHSFELILKDKDGKLIYTKTLNYLVDNEKPTIDLDIDIEKDEEDEEVIQIGKNGRFTLKGKVSDNVSLPKNIKLYYSNLDIGKGELKFIDVKEDGSFEQDFFKSDFPRAIMLTAVDEKGDKLKDLRINTSPESLDEEEETEVPITVNNWLIDPIRFNKESLGRELDSELVDFKKQEDGTYLFTFEIEAETDQAHSVRINGGEKRYFEDGKLTYPVTLIEEGNVVDISVYNEADELTYTKKYQMLVDTENPVLQLENEVLPLERQVVDSEEDEDEENQYAGVLLADADGHLTLTGSAKDNGIYWSLKINEDFVARGGFWRQYGNNEKSFRYELHSLKDGDTVKLDLSDSFGNAVVKKYKVRLNDKEVSEQVPEKDLHVEQSDKDQAPSIPVPKSEAHVPMPKEENSLAPQTGSTEIALLTGDTREDGVEHLGRLTKHEEALGISDERIEVSVPHREFFERSGRGETGALAADTSGKLPQTGDSLGSVFISALLGLFGGAMALGNLKRKE, encoded by the coding sequence ATGAAACAGAAGTGGTCTCAGATTGAGAATAAACAACGCTTTAGTATCAAGAAGTTAAGTGTCGGTGTGGCATCGGTATCAATAGGATTTTTTATCACAGGTATTCCGATGGTTCAAGCAGATACTAGTGGAGAAGGATTGGAGTCTACGGTTGCGGTCGCAACGGATATGGATAGTAGGCCAGATTCTGTGGCAGAGAAAAAAGAAGATGGACCATTATCAGATGAGCCAGTTAACATGGATCAGGTGGATGAACCAGTTGCTGAAGAGGGAGGGGTCGAAGAAGTTGTAGATACAGAGGCGGGTGAAGAATCAGGTCTTCTCACAGATCGAGCTGCGACCGAGATAAAAACTACAGCTGGTAAGACAACAGATGAGTCAAGGGAAAAAGAAGACTTTAACGTAAAAGAAACCAGTGCTCCTCAAACAAGCCCGCAGGAATCACAGCTTGAGCCAGAAGAGGTGACAAGAGGGCGCTATATTTTACAATTTTCCGACGAGAACCGAAATCTTGTATTGGATAAATTAAAGAAAATTGATGGTGTTAAAATTGTTCATGAATATAAGGAGGTTTTAACGGGAGCATCTGTAGAGGTGGGGAAAGAAAGTTTGTCTGATGTGAAGGCAATTACCGAATTAACCTCTTTAGAAGAGAGTCGCCGTATCCGACCGACTCTTCATACTGCTAAACAGCTGGTTGGTGCCTTAAAAGCAAGTTCTAAATACCAGACAGATGGTCGCGGAATGGTGATTGCTGTCATTGACTCTGGTTTGGATATTAAGCACAAAGACATGAGGTTGGATGAAGGTGTCGTCCCTAAAATCAAGGAAATTACTCCATCTACGACGGGAACATACACACTGAAAGTTCCCCATGGCTATAATTATGTATCTGGTAACGATAATCTCTACGATGATACCCACGAACCACATGGTATGCATATTGCAGGAACCCTGGCTGGAAATGCAACAGATGAAGAAGTTGCGTCTAAACAGGGAATTGACGGGATTGCCCCCAATGCACAACTACTAGTCTACAAGATTTTTTCAAATGACCCTAAAAATTATAAGGCTGAGACGGAGGATGCGGCCTATGCTGCTATTGAAGATGCTATCAAACACGGGGCAGATGTCATTAGTTTGAGCGTTGGTTATTATGATAGCGGGCTGCCAGGGAATGCTTACTACACGATTGCTAAGAGGGCAGCAGAAAAGGGGATTATCATTACAGCAGCTATTGGTAATGCTGGTGCCTCCTCCTCAGACACCTCCTTTGACTTGCATACAAATAATGCCTTAGGAGCTGTGGATACGGCAACAACAGTTGGTGTGGCAGCGACTCCCGCAGTTATCGCGGTTGGTTCGGCGAGAAATACCCATCTTGTTCAACGAGAATTTATGCTGAATGGACAGTCTTTTGGTTACTATCCTATTGGCTATACAACGCTTCCAGAGGGAAAATATGAATTTGTAGATGCTGGAAATGGTCGCTGGGAAGAAGTGCAGGGACTTGATTTGGCTGGTAAAGTAGCGATTATCAAAAAAGATAAGTTTGACTTGAAAGATGCCGTTCGTAATTTGAAATTCAAGGATGTTGTTGGACTTGTTGTGGTAAACACTGATCAGGGATGGAACAAGGATTATTATAAGACCCATCAGTTATTGGTAGATGATAAGACTTTGCTTTCCTATTCCTCTATCTGGGGAATCAGTCTTAGTGGGGAAGATGGAAGGCGATTATTGGAAGTGGCCAACCAATCGCAAGACAAGGTAGGTTTGGTTCTTAAACCTACAATTGGAATGAAGAAATTGATTGAAGTGCCGACTGTATCAGGATTTTCTAGCTGGGGACCGACGGTCAACTTAGAATTGAAACCAGAGATTGTGGCGCCGGGAGAGGATGTTTATGCAACCTTGAATGACAATCGTTATGGCTCCATGTCAGGGACTTCGATGGCTTCGCCAATTGTGGCGGGTGCCAGTGCACTTTTATTGCCACGGATTCGCCAAATGACACCACCAGAAGGCATGACTAGGATGGATTTGCTGAGAATCATTTTGATGAATACTGCTACCCCTTTGGTTGATGTTCTAGATTCATCTGGGAATGCTTTGGAAAATTCTCCGAGACAACAAGGTGCTGGTCTGTTGCAGATCGATAGAGCCTTTGAAACAGACGTGATTCTTCACCACCGTCTAAAAGGAGGGGTGGAATTAAAAGAAATCGGGCGTGAGACAGAATTTGAGGTGACCTTGGAAAATCTGGGAAACCAACAAAGAAGCTTTGCTATTTCAGCAGGGAAAGTATTGACTAGTCAAGATGTTCCTGTTGATAGAATAGGACGTTCTGGAAAAGTAGTTAAAGAGATTCATGCGACAGAAATCAAGGGATCGAGTCTTCATCTTTCTGAGCAATCCATTCAACTAGGTCCGAAAGAGAAGAAAACCATTCGCCTGAGACTGGATGCAGGAGAAGCGAAGGACCAGTTTGCAGAAGGGTACATTTACTTCAAATCATTGACGGAGGGGCAGTCTGACATCAGCATTCCTTATTTTGGCTTTGTTGGTGATTGGTCAAAAGAAAGGATTGTTGATGCACCGGCTTGGGAAAACAGTTCTAAATTGAAACTGACCTCAGTTTTATCTAGCTATAAATACAACAAGTCTGGGCGCTATATTGAACTTGGGCGTGAAAAGATTCAAGATAATCAATCGCCTCTCAATCCAGAAAATATCGCAATTCAAAACCAGCATTCGGACAGTCAGATTGGAAATGCCTTTGTTCGATTTGCGCTACTGAGGGATATTACCAACTATGACTTGGATATTGTAAAAGAGGCTACAGAAGATGCTCCTGTTCTAAGGCGGATTGACACAGGAACCATGCTATCTCGCATTCGCTATGTAGATTATTTTGAAAGTCTTTCGGAGTATTCCAAGTTTCGTACCCCGATAGAATTGCACCGCTGGGATGGAAAACTGTACGATGCAAGTCAGGATGAAAACATACCAGCACCAGAAGGACAATATTTCTTCAGATTGCGGGTAAAAAATAAAGAAAATGGGGCCTATCAGTATACCTATCTGCCAGTCAAAATTGATAATCAAAAGCCAGAAATTGTCGCGATTGATACCAATCGTCTAACCAGCCATAGAGAACTAGTCGTTACAGCCAAGGATAATAATAAAGTTTGGGAGGTTCGAGCTAATCTAAATGGAGAAAATCTTCTTGTTGAAAAGGTTGTAGATGATTCAGGTCAACTACATTACCATCTCAAAGAAGTGGAATTGCCACTCGATGCTAAAAATCATCTCCGTGTTGAGGTGATGGATATAGCGGGTAATGTGGTTGCTGTTGAAAAAGACTTGGTGGCGCCTGTAATCCAGTTTAAAAATTTGGAAGATTTGATGGCAACTCGCAGTAAGAAAACTGTAGAAATTAAAGCGAACGTCTCAGCGCAAGTTTCCGATGTGCAGGCTAACTTGGATGCTCAGGCTGTGAATTACTCTCTTGAGAATGGTCAACTATCTCTCCAGATTCCAGAGCAATCAGATGGACGTCATAGTTTTGAATTAATCTTGAAAGATAAAGACGGCAAGCTTATTTACACTAAAACCTTGAATTATTTGGTGGATAATGAAAAGCCGACGATTGATCTTGATATTGATATTGAAAAAGATGAAGAGGATGAAGAGGTTATCCAGATTGGTAAAAACGGGCGTTTTACATTGAAGGGGAAAGTGAGTGATAATGTTAGTCTTCCTAAGAACATCAAACTTTACTATTCCAATCTAGACATTGGTAAGGGAGAGCTGAAATTCATAGATGTAAAAGAAGACGGCAGTTTTGAGCAAGACTTCTTTAAATCTGATTTTCCTAGAGCCATCATGTTAACTGCGGTAGATGAGAAGGGCGATAAATTAAAGGACCTTCGTATCAATACAAGTCCAGAGAGTCTGGATGAGGAGGAGGAAACAGAAGTTCCGATTACTGTTAATAACTGGTTGATTGACCCGATTCGTTTCAATAAAGAAAGTCTTGGTCGTGAGCTAGATAGCGAGTTGGTCGACTTCAAAAAGCAAGAAGATGGGACTTATCTATTTACATTTGAAATAGAAGCAGAAACGGATCAAGCTCATTCTGTGCGCATCAATGGTGGTGAAAAACGCTATTTTGAGGATGGCAAGTTGACCTATCCAGTTACTCTGATTGAAGAGGGAAATGTTGTGGATATAAGTGTGTACAATGAGGCGGATGAGTTGACTTACACGAAGAAATATCAGATGTTGGTTGATACAGAAAATCCTGTTTTACAGCTGGAAAATGAGGTGCTACCATTGGAAAGACAGGTAGTGGATAGTGAAGAAGATGAAGACGAGGAAAATCAGTATGCAGGAGTTCTCCTGGCAGATGCTGATGGGCACTTGACACTTACCGGAAGCGCCAAGGATAATGGAATTTATTGGTCCTTGAAGATCAACGAAGATTTTGTAGCTCGAGGAGGCTTCTGGAGGCAGTATGGAAATAATGAAAAATCCTTTCGCTATGAGCTACATAGTCTGAAAGACGGGGATACAGTCAAACTTGATTTGAGTGACAGTTTTGGAAATGCTGTTGTGAAGAAATATAAGGTACGGTTAAATGACAAGGAAGTATCTGAGCAGGTTCCTGAAAAAGACCTTCATGTGGAGCAATCAGATAAGGATCAAGCCCCAAGCATTCCTGTTCCGAAATCGGAAGCGCATGTACCAATGCCAAAAGAAGAGAATTCACTTGCTCCGCAAACAGGATCCACTGAAATCGCGCTGTTAACTGGCGATACAAGAGAAGATGGTGTGGAGCATTTGGGGAGACTTACAAAACATGAGGAGGCACTAGGAATTTCTGACGAGAGAATAGAAGTGTCCGTACCTCACAGAGAATTCTTTGAAAGAAGCGGAAGAGGAGAGACAGGTGCACTAGCGGCGGATACTAGTGGGAAACTGCCTCAAACTGGGGATAGCCTTGGAAGTGTCTTTATAAGTGCTTTGTTAGGTCTATTTGGTGGAGCTATGGCCCTCGGAAATCTGAAGCGAAAAGAATAG
- a CDS encoding CtsR family transcriptional regulator, whose product MAMKNTSDYIEEHIKAILDQVSVAELRRSELASRFEVVPSQINYVIKTRFTASRGYIVESKRGGGGYIRIGRITFSDKHELVHDLLNNMGEQLSATVYADILQLLFDEGLMTEREGNLFLSTGSDEILGKDASTIRARMMRQILRRLDRKEE is encoded by the coding sequence ATGGCGATGAAGAATACATCGGATTATATAGAAGAGCATATTAAAGCCATCTTGGACCAAGTCAGTGTAGCTGAGTTGCGTCGAAGTGAGTTGGCCAGTCGGTTTGAAGTGGTGCCAAGTCAGATTAACTACGTCATTAAAACCCGTTTTACAGCTAGCCGTGGCTATATTGTTGAGAGTAAGCGTGGTGGTGGTGGTTATATCCGAATTGGGCGGATTACCTTTTCGGATAAGCACGAACTGGTCCATGATTTGTTAAACAATATGGGTGAGCAGTTGTCTGCGACGGTTTATGCGGATATTTTACAGCTCCTTTTTGATGAAGGATTGATGACAGAACGAGAAGGCAATCTCTTTTTGTCTACAGGATCTGATGAAATATTAGGAAAAGATGCAAGTACTATTCGAGCGCGCATGATGCGTCAAATACTACGACGTTTAGATAGGAAAGAGGAATAA